The Aquila chrysaetos chrysaetos chromosome 19, bAquChr1.4, whole genome shotgun sequence genome includes a region encoding these proteins:
- the CDX2 gene encoding homeobox protein CDX-2 codes for MYVSYLLEKDGPMYPGPVRHSGGLNLTAQNFVGAPQYADYGGYHVNLDGAQSPGPAWPAPYAAPLRDDWGAYGQGAPPAAASVHGLNGGSPAAAVAYSPADYHPPHHPHAHHHHHHHHHHHPPHAGPAPHCSAGVAQPLNAAAANAAPEPLSPGGQRRGLCEWMRKPAQPPLSSQVKTRTKDKYRVVYTDHQRLELEKEFHYSRYITIRRKAELASNLGLSERQVKIWFQNRRAKERKINKKKLQQAQPGGAEPLSPGAPLQGPAAGAAAAGLGPAAPQ; via the exons ATGTACGTGAGCTACCTCCTGGAGAAGGACGGGCCCATGTACCCCGGCCCGGTGCGACATTCGGGGGGGCTCAACCTGACGGCGCAGAACTTCGTGGGCGCCCCGCAATACGCCGACTACGGCGGCTACCATGTGAACCTCGACGGCGCCCAGTCCCCCGGCCCGGCTTGGCCGGCGCCCTacgccgctccgctccgcgaCGACTGGGGGGCTTACGGCCAAGGGGCAccgccggccgccgcctccgTCCACGGCCTCAACGGcggctcccccgccgccgccgtggcCTACAGCCCCGCCGactaccaccccccccaccacccgcacgcccaccaccaccaccatcaccaccaccaccaccaccctccccacgccggccccgctccccacTGCTCCGCCGGGGTCGCGCAGCCCCTCAACGCCGCCGCCGCCAACGCCGCCCCCGAGCCGCTCTCCCCCGGCGGGCAACGCCGCGGCCTCTGCGAGTGGATGAGGAAGCCGGCGCAGCCCCCGCTCAGCAGTCAGG TTAAAACCAGGACGAAAGACAAGTACCGCGTCGTGTACACCGACCACCAGCggctggagctggagaaggagtTTCACTACAGCCGCTACATCACCATCAGGAGGAAAGCGGAGCTGGCCTCCAACCTGGGGCTGTCGGAGAGGCAG gTGAAAATCTGGTTCCAGAACAGACGGGCGAAGGAGAGGAAGATCAACAAGAAGAAGCTGCAGCAGGCGCAGCCCGGGGGCGCGGAGCCCCTCAGCCCCGGCGCCCCGTTGCAGGGtcccgcggcgggggcggccgccgccgggctgggccccgccgccccccagtGA
- the PDX1 gene encoding pancreas/duodenum homeobox protein 1 codes for MNAEEQYYASAQLYKESCAFQRAQAQDFNPSPPACLYMGRQQAPYPSALGALEQGSPPDVSPYEVPPITEDAGVSHLHHHHHHHPHLPPPHQDALPFADGGDTGPIEEPRVQVPFAWMKSTKSHAWRGQWTGGSYVVEPEENKRTRTAYTRAQLLELEKEFLFNKYISRPRRVELAVMLNLTERHIKIWFQNRRMKWKKEEDKKRGAGNSNDLEQDCVVASGELRGKEDLQPCPPGNLPSGASRDLLPPSLAPRRQQDSR; via the exons ATGAACGCGGAGGAGCAGTATTACGCCTCGGCGCAGCTCTACAAGGAGTCGTGCGCGTTTCAGAGAGCCCAGGCGCAGGATTTCAACCCCAGCCCCCCCGCTTGCCTTTAcatgggcaggcagcaggctccTTACCCCAGCGCCTTAGGGGCTCTCGAGCAAGGCAGCCCGCCAGACGTTTCACCTTACGAGGTGCCCCCCATCACCGAAGATGCCGGGGTCTCTCACCTTcatcaccatcaccaccaccaccctcatcttcctcctccccaccaggaCGCGCTGCCTTTCGCAGacgggggggacacggggccGATAGAGGAGCCCCGAGTGCAGGTGCCTTTCGCCTGGATGAAATCCACCAAATCGCACGCCTGGAGGGGACAGTGGACCG GGGGATCCTACGTGGTGGAGCCGGAGGAGAACAAGCGGACGAGGACGGCGTACACCCGGGcgcagctgctggagctggagaaggagtTTCTCTTCAACAAGTACATCTCCAGGCCGCGGCGGGTGGAGCTGGCCGTCATGTTGAACTTGACCGAGAGGCACATCAAGATCTGGTTCCAGAACCGGCGGAtgaagtggaagaaagaagaggacaAAAAGCGAGGCGCGGGCAACAGCAACGACCTCGAGCAAGACTGTGTGGTGGCCTCCGGGGAGCTCCGAGGTAAGGAGGATCTGCAGCCGTGCCCCCCCGGGAACCTGCCCTCGGGGGCCTCCAGGGACCTGCTGCCCCCCAGCCTCGCCCCCAGAAGGCAGCAGGACTCTCGGTGA